The following proteins are encoded in a genomic region of Poecilia reticulata strain Guanapo linkage group LG11, Guppy_female_1.0+MT, whole genome shotgun sequence:
- the ldlrap1a gene encoding low density lipoprotein receptor adapter protein 1a isoform X2, which translates to MDALRSAGRAIIRSPSKAKQSWTSGRHRKLPENWTDTRETILEGMTFNLRHLGMTLVDQPKGEELSAAAVKRIVATTKASGKKPQKVALKVSPQGIVVLDRSTNKLLESVSIYRISYCTVDKLHDKVFAYIAQNTLNGTLECHAYLCSKRKVAQAVALTVAQAFTVAFELWQVAKEEKGVRVKSGSAGEGSSSSQSERSNSLGSLKGTDAATEILLDLEDGVKVLVESSGNTGGDQLDTDRPSQTNNNPASEMEDSLDEAFSSCALDSYGSFPDWQHRVLTPRSWTLG; encoded by the exons ATGGATGCACTCAGGTCGGCTGGGAGAGCCATTATCCGGAGCCCGAGCAAGGCGAAGCAGTCGTGGACCTCCGGCAGACACAGAA AGCTTCCAGAGAACTGGACAGATACTCGGGAGACCATTTTAGAGGGGATGACCTTTAACCTCCGGCACCTAGGCATGACACTTGTGGATCAACCCAAGGGAGAGGAGCTGTCGGCGGCCGCTGTGAAGAGGATCGTTGCTACG ACTAAAGCCAGTGGGAAGAAGCCCCAGAAAGTTGCCCTGAAGGTTTCCCCTCAAGGGATCGTGGTGCTGGACAGATCTACCAATAAACTCCTGGAAAGCGTCTCTATATACAG GATATCCTACTGTACAGTGGACAAGCTGCATGACAAAGTGTTTGCTTACATCGCTCAGAACACCCTCAATGGGACCCTGGAGTGCCACGCTTACCTCTGCTCCAAGAGAAAAGTG GCGCAGGCAGTAGCCCTGACAGTGGCCCAGGCCTTCACAGTAGCCTTTGAGCTCTGGCAGGTGGCAAAGGAAG agaAAGGTGTGAGAGTTAAGTCTGGTTCTGCGGGAGAGGGAAGCAGCAGTTCCCAGTCAGAAAGGTCCAACAGTCTGGGGAGTCTGAAAGGAACAG ATGCAGCCACAGAAATCCTTTTGGACTTAGAGGATGGTGTAAAGGTGTTGGTGGAGAGTAGTGGGAATACAGGCGGCGATCAGCTGGATACAGACAGGCCCTCACAGACCAACAACAATCCTGCCTCG gaAATGGAAGACAGTTTGGATGAAGCCTTTTCCAG TTGTGCTCTGGATAGCTATGGTTCATTTCCAG ACTGGCAGCATCGCGTACTAACCCCCAGGTCTTGGACATTGGGGTGA
- the ldlrap1a gene encoding low density lipoprotein receptor adapter protein 1a isoform X1: MDALRSAGRAIIRSPSKAKQSWTSGRHRKLPENWTDTRETILEGMTFNLRHLGMTLVDQPKGEELSAAAVKRIVATTKASGKKPQKVALKVSPQGIVVLDRSTNKLLESVSIYRISYCTVDKLHDKVFAYIAQNTLNGTLECHAYLCSKRKVAQAVALTVAQAFTVAFELWQVAKEEKGVRVKSGSAGEGSSSSQSERSNSLGSLKGTDAATEILLDLEDGVKVLVESSGNTGGDQLDTDRPSQTNNNPASEMEDSLDEAFSRLAASRTNPQVLDIGVMPPDWLTEPDWDSTDGSPHHCFSARKDDPFGF; this comes from the exons ATGGATGCACTCAGGTCGGCTGGGAGAGCCATTATCCGGAGCCCGAGCAAGGCGAAGCAGTCGTGGACCTCCGGCAGACACAGAA AGCTTCCAGAGAACTGGACAGATACTCGGGAGACCATTTTAGAGGGGATGACCTTTAACCTCCGGCACCTAGGCATGACACTTGTGGATCAACCCAAGGGAGAGGAGCTGTCGGCGGCCGCTGTGAAGAGGATCGTTGCTACG ACTAAAGCCAGTGGGAAGAAGCCCCAGAAAGTTGCCCTGAAGGTTTCCCCTCAAGGGATCGTGGTGCTGGACAGATCTACCAATAAACTCCTGGAAAGCGTCTCTATATACAG GATATCCTACTGTACAGTGGACAAGCTGCATGACAAAGTGTTTGCTTACATCGCTCAGAACACCCTCAATGGGACCCTGGAGTGCCACGCTTACCTCTGCTCCAAGAGAAAAGTG GCGCAGGCAGTAGCCCTGACAGTGGCCCAGGCCTTCACAGTAGCCTTTGAGCTCTGGCAGGTGGCAAAGGAAG agaAAGGTGTGAGAGTTAAGTCTGGTTCTGCGGGAGAGGGAAGCAGCAGTTCCCAGTCAGAAAGGTCCAACAGTCTGGGGAGTCTGAAAGGAACAG ATGCAGCCACAGAAATCCTTTTGGACTTAGAGGATGGTGTAAAGGTGTTGGTGGAGAGTAGTGGGAATACAGGCGGCGATCAGCTGGATACAGACAGGCCCTCACAGACCAACAACAATCCTGCCTCG gaAATGGAAGACAGTTTGGATGAAGCCTTTTCCAG ACTGGCAGCATCGCGTACTAACCCCCAGGTCTTGGACATTGGGGTGATGCCCCCAGACTGGCTCACCGAACCTGACTGGGACAGCACTGACGGAAGCCCTCACCACTGTTTCAGCGCACGCAAGGACGATCCCTTTGGTTTCTAA